A window of Verrucomicrobiales bacterium contains these coding sequences:
- a CDS encoding class I SAM-dependent methyltransferase — translation MNNFLNQPPPTDLHGRLAFTVNEFVPRSLVQDKSVLNIGCGYGWFELWATRSGATRMAAIDVTDADLDTARRFIQDPRVEFKVGSAIEIPYPDQSFHTAVSWEVIEHIPRNTEPKMFSEVHRVLKPGGQFLLSTPNRHWLSILLDPTVLMIDHRHYSIDFLADIAKKQGFRLVNHQVKCGTREALDMWNLYISKWIFRRDRFFKEASLRMTDYDYSRPSGFNTLFARFEKI, via the coding sequence ATGAACAATTTCTTAAACCAGCCGCCGCCCACCGACCTGCACGGCCGACTTGCCTTTACTGTGAACGAGTTCGTCCCTCGGTCGCTGGTGCAGGACAAGTCCGTGCTTAACATCGGCTGTGGGTATGGTTGGTTTGAGCTGTGGGCGACCCGCTCAGGAGCCACCCGCATGGCGGCGATCGATGTCACCGATGCCGACCTCGATACCGCCCGCCGCTTCATCCAGGACCCCCGGGTGGAGTTCAAGGTCGGTTCCGCCATTGAGATCCCCTACCCCGATCAGTCGTTCCATACCGCCGTGTCCTGGGAAGTGATCGAGCATATCCCGCGCAACACCGAGCCCAAGATGTTCTCCGAAGTCCATCGGGTGTTGAAGCCGGGTGGACAGTTTCTGCTCTCCACCCCCAACCGCCATTGGCTCTCGATCCTTTTGGACCCAACCGTCCTCATGATCGATCACCGGCACTACAGCATCGATTTCCTGGCGGACATCGCCAAAAAACAAGGATTTCGACTGGTCAACCACCAGGTGAAGTGCGGCACCCGCGAGGCTCTCGACATGTGGAACCTTTACATTTCCAAGTGGATCTTCCGGCGGGATCGCTTCTTCAAGGAAGCCAGCCTCCGGATGACCGACTACGACTACAGCCGTCCTAGCGGTTTCAACACGCTCTTCGCCCGCTTCGAGAAGATTTAG